The sequence taatgataacaatgatgttgataataataataataattgtcgtcatcatcatcatccttaGCAACAGCAGGAACAACAGCaacagttgcagtagcagcattCTTCCGTGAAAGAAGAAAAGGAGGTGGACAGGAGGAGGAGAAATCAGCATCTTAGatattctttttataatataACTAGGCACGATATAAcgtgtattttctttttatttttgaaaatatctgcTAACcaaatttaaatcatattttcaacattttcaacatAAAAAACTGTACATACACAAATGAACTTGTGTAATTGACTAGGTTTTCACACTCACACATTTTCCCCGAAATACAAAgacatgaatatatattttttacaagaacAATTGTGACAATAACATCCAACCATGACAGCGTGTTAATAAAAGCACTTATCGAACACATCTAGAAACAATATTTCATCAAGAATTGGCAGTTTACGATTCTAACCGCAATGGGTGTTTTGTTACGGAAACGACATTTTTCAAATCCATCAACTTTTATGTCACATAAATGACAGATGTATTCGTGTTTATATATTGTATGTCAGTGTTGATAAATTGCAAATATAGTGTCAAACAGCATACATTGTATAATTTATTGCTTTTGATTTCATAGTAAACAAATAAAGATATGCATCAATAAATTACACAACTCTAAAGCGGTGTCTTTTAAGTAGAATATGTATGTTATGAGTTGATTACATTTATGCACATTCAGCATAGTATAACTTTAAGTAAACAAACAGGAAAGCACTAGCGTATTAATATCTCTTAATGACAAAACGAAATTGAAAATGCTGAAATTTACAGTTATGAGAgacattgcatttattaaatacAATGGCACCATTTGCAAATGTCAGATATTTTAATTTCTATCTTTGAATAAATATCTTCGGTCACCAAAAAGGTTTAAGATGTGAATTTGTCCGCGAATTAATAGCTTATTAAACATAAACAGTGTTGATTTCTTAAATGTTTATGTTATATAGTATAAAAAAGCATACAAGTTATCAAAATGGAAATTCAAAAAAAGCACTACTTTTATCAAGTATTATAACTCGTCATGTTTAGGTCCGCTAAACTCATTATGGGAGATAACTCCATCTTTGTCTTTATCCTCGTGGTCAAAAATTGTCTGTACCATTTCCTTATGTTCCTGAGAATCTTTGTCGGTCGGTTGTCCATGTTCCTGAGCTTGTGCGATTAAATAGTCAGATACCTGAAGAAAGAAATTGAGGTATATCATAAGCTAGTGTCTGTGACTGctaatgtaaaaataaacattacattaCAGTCTAACCTGTGCTGACGACCAACTTTGGGCAGAGTCTATATTGTTCCTTAGATAACTAGTTAAACTACTGAAGTGTTTTTAACcttcaacaaacaaaaaaaaaaaaaacatctgcaaaacatgaaagatcttttttttattaaagatgGGCTGTATGAACAGGTTTAACAGAAAATCtgtatcattatattttaaattgGTTAAGTTGGCCCTCCATGACAGATGGCGACAATCGAATGAAAACTTATATCGGTATACCGACACTAAATATTTACATGCGCGAAAAATGAGCACGTCGCCGCAATACCGGAGGATTAAAACAGCTCTTTCTTTATTGCAAGACAGCAATTTTCCTTAATTCCAATgcattatctttcttttatccgGTTCATAGTATggctatacttgacattttgtgTCTGATAATTTGGCAGACTTTTTTCAAGATCATACAATAATTGCACTTAAATGTACATGACGAGAATCCAAGATGGAACGTTAAGTCAGTGTTACACCACCATTGCAAATTATAATTGGGACCTTATTTTTGAGTTGCTTTTTGAAGAGTGTCAATTTGATTAAAGATATGCTTGATTTGTATTTAAGttctagaaatatttttaaaaatgtaaatcgTAGacgttttgttcattaaaaatggGCACTGCACACCTCAGACAGATCAGCGTTAGTGAAATCTAAATCTATGGGTTGCAACGATTACcatgaaaaaagaacaaacaaaggcAATTAAACTAGTACAAATGTACACACTGCCAACTTGCTGCAATTTATCATGCTATTGTGTTATGGGGTTGACATATTTACCTCGTCATGAGTTAAAACTCCATCCTCATCTTTGTCTATCTGCTTGAAAACATTTGGTGGTACTGGACCGTCAGCTGTATGGACAAGTTCGACCTCAAATACCAGAGTAGCACCTGCAGGAATTGCGTCACCTAAAATTGTAATTATAAGATGGTGAGCTCCATGACGTTTCAATATATCACGTGCATATACTAGTTATATCGGATGTCAGTGAAAATGAAGTTATTGAAATCATACGCAAGTTCGAATTTTCTATTCGTGCAAGCAAGATAGAATATAAAACACTCACAACGTTTACATTGATAACATCATACCTCAAAAACgttaaaaacaacaaagataTGATTGTACGTTCACTTTGAATAGTGTCTTTTCAGaattattgcatgactgcggcattttcctttgaagttttgtgttttctaaattctggtatcgcaCGTTAGCTGTCTAAATTCGTTACACACAGTATCGTATGTTTTCTCTGTCTGGGTGTAAAACAATACAcaaaattagcaagtgttgctttttgataaggtattgaaaatgataagctatttgaaataattattactgtatttctgtagtttagttcttacatctttattaaaacttgatttttaataacataaaaattaactgcaatatgattatgatattcttcagtttaaaaattcaattaCGTTAGGCATAGCTTACAATATGCCTAGGTGTTAATTTCATCGATACATGAaacgtttgttgataaaattagccacgtGGGTTGTTTACATTACCTATttctctagggttcatgacctcgttAGGCTCCACCCCTcccacccctccccccacccccccccctccgcaaattcaaatttttacagttagtttaaattatttttgaaactctatttcaactattgttttgaaaacaattacACCGTATAGAATGTTTCATGGTACTTATGcacttttttatacttttttttttcagtagttttttaaaatttgaaaacaggatctgatgtgaagcatgcataatttatataaagcCTGCAAGCGCAATCTTTGGCTTTTATATGGAGTGGGGGTTTACCCTGAAATGTTTCTAGGGGAGGCTCAAgagggaaatatttttaaaattttaaatttaagatttaaaaaaatgtgttcagtttactgtttttaatcatgcaataaatctTAGACAATACATACGCGGTGTTacggcgagtatcatcatgcttgggagatCTCAGGAACGTAATTTGATGCAAACTGCTCTACGAGCTGTTTGCTACCAAAATGTTCTGAGATTccccgcgcatgatgataccagccggtaacacacttttatgtattatctaacttatacataTTCTTTTTATATGATTTCAGATAAAGATGATTTTGATtcgtttttatataatttaacataaatatgatTCTCATTCGTAGTTTaaagatcaaaatataaataacttaacatattttttaataaattggtTAGAAACTAgactaaattttattaaaatttgagtCCGTACATGGGGGTTGAATTTCGTTTTTATCGGATAATCTAGCATATAAAACTAGGAAACGATAAACGGCAAAACCTTGTTGTTTAGGTGTGGTCTGTGGCATTCGGCACTTCCGACGATTACGTAATATCTCGTGCGTTTCGGCATTCGTCGAAACGCGTTGCTCGTATGAACTACATTTGCTGCCGTAAAATGCCGAAACAGAATACGTAAACGAACGAAAATTTCCGAATTGCATTAGGAGTCCACTACCTTAACTGCTAAATCTAGTAATGTTATTATTATTCTAATGACAAAACTGACTGCACGAGAAATGATTccagaaaatgttattaaatcaccTTCAAATTAATGTTTTTCTTACAGCATGGGTAAATATCTCAAAACTGGACAAGCACCTATACATTTAATTGGTCATTtgagaaaataagcaaatttacaactgtgagaagtttctaAAAATCTTGGTTGCAGAAtttcttttctatatttgaaTTTGTTCTCAAAACTGTGTTTTTCCCATACACTCCCGTTACGAAACTTGTTTAGAGAATATGTCTATCATGAAAGCAAGAACTCTATTCATTTATagtaattaaatgattttttaaattacagGAATATTATGAGGGTGGAACTGAAGAACAAATATGTTCCGAATGTGCAGAACACCTTAAAAGGTTCATCTTACCTGCTCCTTTATCACCGTAAGCAAGATTTGGTGGGATTGTCAATTTCCTTTTTTCCCCAGGGCACATGTCCAGCAGCCCGTCTTCCCAACCTTTGATGACTTGACCGATACCGAGCTGAAACTGGAACGGCTGATTCCTTTCTAAACTGAAATATACGAAATAGGACAAACGTTAACCACGCCGATGATACAGTTAAACCTCTATATAAGGATCACTCCTGAGACCGTGAAAAATGGTATTGAAATAAGGTGGTTTAAAATCTTCATGTTAGATGCGCGGCAATAATTTAAATCGGTAAAACTGCTGGTTTAAAGAGCAAAGTGGTCCTTTTTTCAGAGACAGTCTTTATTCTAAGGTATTCTCAAGGATAAGACAGGTTTGACTTTACATTCAAATTACTTCGCATAGATAGCAAGAATTGTGCAAGACTAGTTTGGACAAAGTAAAATTATCTTGTAAGATTTGTTCCCCTTTGGTCTAGTGTGTAATTTCCGAACTTGTCTGCgtaattttaatgaatatgcTGTAAAAAGGCTAAATTGCACATCATGTGCATCATTATAAACAACTTGCGCTTTATTTAACAGTCGAATTGCACGGCCCAATTTTGGTTCTCACAACGTGTGAATTTTACGTCTTGCGTCCTAGGGCCAATAACAACAGCTCTATGGACTTTTATAGGGTCAATAAGAATACACGTTTATTAACATATGACCTGTTTCCCTTATACCAAAGTGAAAAGCCACTTAATTAGAATAAAAAAtcgttaaaaaaaacaacaataaacagaTTACTTTGCAGTTTCCCTAAACTGATTGAATATAAATTGGGCTTGCGCAAATCTGAATTCAAAAACGTACGGAATTAATATCATATAATTGAATACTTCTTTGTATTATTAAGATCAAATATTCTAAAAGTTTTCTGCCGGTGTTAACGTTTTTACTCCtacttaaaaattaaatttataaaatgtgttaATTTCACCGGAGCGTTTTATATGGCTTTAAGTGCTTTGAATAATTTATAGGTCATCCGGTGAAATATGAAAGATAACCGTGTTACAGAATATCATATCAACGATATAAATCCGATAAAagcatttaataaattaaaatttcttttaaattggaCAATTTTGTAGTAGCCGCTCTATGGCAATTAAATTAAGTGTTTTAATcataaaatgcaaacattttattcCAAGCAAAGCACAAAACAATGTTGCTTTTTTTACAGGACAACACACTATACAAGTGTTTTCTGGGGGAGACCCTTTTTTCTTATTTCGTTTACAACGAAATCTTATTTGTTTGCTACTTCAAAATCTCATTTCTATCTTTTATTGAGAACTCTGATTTCATTCTTTTTTATGATTCTATTTTGTTAGAACGAAATATCAACTCGTTTGTTCATAGATCTTAAATCGTTCTAATGAAATGTACGAAATATTAACGAAATGGTTATCAATTCTATAAATCGAAGTTCACGACATAATGAATTATTACTGAAATCGtttcttaaaatacttattcgttttaaaagaattttatttcGTTTGACTGAAATCACAGTTCGTTATCACAAAATGTTATATCgaaagtttgattttttattaaagatttattacaTTCTTAATTCATATTAGAAAATATGAACAAAGAAATCGCATTGCCTCTGTAAACGTTAAATAGACAATTTGTGTGTAAACAGGACTGCGCGAGTTACGTTTAGAATATTAAACACCCTATCATCGATCTATAGCTAAGCAACTAAATATACCGGAAGTTCTTTTAAGAAATGACCGTTTCACATGACATTTAACTGTGAAAGTAGATTTATGAACACAGTTTGTTTATATTTAGTCAAGTTGAATTTGTTTGATAAGAATTTCCCACAATCAAAGTTAGTAGATAAAATGAAAGTTACGTattgaatatctttaatatttcattaaaactacAGAGAGTCTCAAAGttccagcatctgattggatgGTTTTGGGCGCAGGCTAATTGACCAGTTACACAGATGCATTTTGTGACTGCGTGGTCCTAAAATTCAATCTTACGTTTTCATattaacttcttctcggcgatatatgccctttgtgtcgattcgccgtaaaatccaattcACTCACTCACTAAAATTCAATCTTTTAGCATCGGACCCCGTACTTAAATCATATGAGATAAATATCTCTCTTTCCTCCATAAGTGAAGAGCATTTGAATCAtacaatacatttaaaaataaataagacacattgtatacaaaatatatgtacaagTAATATACAATGTGTCAAGACCTAGATCTAAGTGTGGCttgatgattttattatttattatattattttattgaacCCAAGACAACCGAACCAAGTTGCTGAAATCATACACACTTGACCACACTTCTGCAGTAATTGTGTTAAACTCAAAAGATATATTCTGCTAGTGATCACTGTAGAAAGGTACGGAGCGTTTGAGGTGACATGAGCAATTTTTAGAAGCACTGTGCGTCGTGCGTTCTCATTTATGCACGACTGCTATAATACCGTGCATACAAGAAATAGTCTATATAtgactttgaaaaaatatgttcTCATGTCGCCTCCAGACTGACATAAAAAGGGGGCATGTTATAATGACTGATGACAATGTCAATAagatttgtcaaaaagttgaTATAATATTGGTTTGATATCTTGAGGCACCCAACGGTCTTGTCAGGGATGTTTAATTTTAGTTATTGTGTAAATGCCAACACCGACTAAAAAGCGTTGAAGTTCCGAAACTGTTTCTCACAAGTAATGTATGTGAGAATCTTACACTGGGTCACAgctgtttttaaacatttctacTCATTAACAGTGTAAGAAAGTTTTCAGTAAGAGCGcaattatttctttgatttcagaCGACCCGCAGATGGTGTGTATTAAGTGTACATGTGCAGTTCCAAGGAATGACACTGAACGAAATAGTTGCAAACGGAGTTTTTCAGATAAGCGTCTATCGAATGTGAAAGATGGGATATAAAAACGCTTGGTTTTATCCGAAGCGTATCCGAGAATAGTAGACGAGCATGTAATAATTTACAGCATACTACAACGTTGTAACACGCAAACGTTGCCCCTAGGCGTTACGTCTCAAACGTTGTCAATCGTCTGTTAAATATCTTGTTGCTGTTACAGTTGGACAGCAAAGATAAAAAGAATTTAAGATGTTTTAACCAACTGTTTCATTGTTACACTTCAATGGCTTTTGTTGACATCGTTTTTGTCGTGTCGCGTTATTTTGCCGTACTATACGTATATCGTTTAGGAACCAGTTTTGCTTGTACAACTATTGTacaattatcactttcatttaaaTTCctgttcgaaaaaaaaaaatcttcaagtcGAACGCAGTACATCAGTTATAGCCGTTGCTTGTGGCCCTGAGATCGGagcgtcaggggaggtaactagaatcGCAGCAGAACCGCTATATTAACTGTACAATTTGattcatattttcatttcctAGACTAGTGTTTCCCCTCAGCATCCAAACTTTCATATTCGGTGCTGAACATTCTTAAATTTATTATACTCAACGTTCGGCAAACTATCCATTAACTGTGTGTTTGACCTTTTGGCTTACGCTTTTTAAAATGCTTGATAAATATTAGTAGATTATGCAATAATTCTTATTTCACAAGATTTGTCTCCGTGATCCTCTTAGTTGCTAAACTGGAAAAcagttatatgagccgtgtcatgggaaaaccaacatagtgactttgcgaccagcatgga is a genomic window of Mercenaria mercenaria strain notata chromosome 18, MADL_Memer_1, whole genome shotgun sequence containing:
- the LOC123538911 gene encoding uncharacterized protein LOC123538911 encodes the protein MSNILFLSLLVAIAAVVVNCEDGELKVEVVHAVEKCDRKTKKHDLVTMHYAGFLENGTQFDSSLERNQPFQFQLGIGQVIKGWEDGLLDMCPGEKRKLTIPPNLAYGDKGAGDAIPAGATLVFEVELVHTADGPVPPNVFKQIDKDEDGVLTHDEVSDYLIAQAQEHGQPTDKDSQEHKEMVQTIFDHEDKDKDGVISHNEFSGPKHDEL